In the genome of Deltaproteobacteria bacterium HGW-Deltaproteobacteria-18, one region contains:
- a CDS encoding restriction endonuclease: MRKISLHGGHSGQYCDHARDALSDIVAAYHEAGFECIGLTEHMPPFGDSGLYPDEIELGRTTGWMEARFALYVAEARGLVREYKDRMRILVGMESEWYPGCAEWVKELRQYHALDYVVGSIHHVQGVCFDFSRESYGKVAALCGGVSRMYAAYFDEQFEMLRGIKPEVVGHFDLIRLHDPDYLRTIAEPEVWTRIMRNLEWIRASGDILDINARALLKGQSEPYVCALIMDAAAKLGIGVAYGDDAHGMADVGYGFEQVEELLSERKMRRLEMSGARILRSLCG, from the coding sequence GTGAGAAAGATCAGTCTGCACGGTGGTCACAGCGGACAATACTGCGATCACGCCCGCGATGCACTGTCGGATATCGTGGCGGCCTACCATGAAGCCGGATTTGAATGCATCGGCCTGACCGAGCACATGCCACCTTTTGGCGACTCCGGGCTGTATCCCGATGAAATCGAATTGGGCCGGACAACGGGCTGGATGGAGGCACGATTTGCCCTTTACGTGGCCGAGGCCAGGGGCCTTGTCCGCGAGTACAAGGATCGGATGCGCATTCTGGTGGGTATGGAGAGTGAGTGGTACCCAGGTTGCGCAGAGTGGGTGAAGGAACTGCGCCAGTACCATGCGCTTGATTACGTGGTGGGCTCAATCCATCACGTTCAGGGTGTTTGTTTTGATTTCTCCCGGGAGTCCTACGGCAAGGTTGCCGCGCTGTGTGGCGGAGTCAGCCGGATGTATGCGGCCTATTTTGACGAGCAATTTGAAATGTTGCGGGGGATCAAGCCGGAGGTTGTGGGGCACTTCGATCTCATACGGCTCCACGACCCGGACTATTTGCGAACCATTGCGGAGCCGGAGGTCTGGACACGGATCATGCGCAATCTGGAATGGATTCGAGCCTCCGGCGACATTCTTGATATCAATGCGCGGGCCTTGCTGAAGGGTCAGTCCGAACCATACGTTTGCGCCCTGATAATGGACGCTGCGGCGAAGCTTGGGATTGGCGTTGCCTACGGCGATGACGCACATGGGATGGCGGATGTGGGCTATGGTTTTGAGCAGGTAGAGGAATTGCTTTCGGAGCGAAAGATGAGAAGGCTGGAAATGTCGGGAGCTCGGATCCTAAGGAGCCTCTGCGGGTGA